From Fusarium oxysporum f. sp. lycopersici 4287 chromosome 10, whole genome shotgun sequence, the proteins below share one genomic window:
- a CDS encoding ribonuclease H2 subunit C gives MSQPILSLAPDENKSKAVANLLPCRIHHDGPIDPASTFWTPTTTDDGTKLAYFRGRKLQGKVVKIPEQCRGVVVERAPEKDPKSANEDVLEDLDADQEPEQIGSMKITAEFDEMVVWGHETVADASADPYVRSMGEWLQMADRIHSYSPLADTTQK, from the exons ATGTCGCAACCAATACTCTCATTAGCACCCGACGAGAATAAATCCAAAGCTGTGGCGAATCTTTTGCCATGCCGTATACACCATGATGGGCCAATCGACCCGGCATCGACATTTTGGACCCCTACTACTACGGATG ATGGTACAAAACTAGCATACTTTCGAGGTAGAAAACTTCAAGGAAAGGTGGTAAAAATACCAGAACAATGTCGAGGTGTTGTTGTCGAACGAGCTCCCGAAAAGGACCCCAAAAGTGCCAACGAGGACGTGCTAGAGGATCTCGATGCCGACCAAGAGCCAGAACAAATAGGAAGCATGAAAATAACTGCAGAGTTTGATGAGATGGTTGTTTGGGGACATGAGACAGTGGCAGATGCCAGCGCAGACCCTTATGTCCGCAGTATGGGGGAGTGGCTTCAGATGGCCGACCGG ATTCACTCGTACTCGCCCCTTGCAGATACGACGCAGAAATGA
- a CDS encoding phosphoribosylamine-glycine ligase (At least one base has a quality score < 10), which produces MSFFHAGKIRVMLIGEGGREHAIAWSLSKSPKVDLIICAPGNGGTARGSTKIKNCDPDIKATDLTGLLGVAETHRVDLVVPCSDSSIIFGAVDFFETRGFRVFGPSKKVAKIEGSKRWAKAFMERHKIPTASYQSFSSPSEASLFLQSQPTSRHVVKASGLAAGKGVFLCNTKEKAEDAVNKLMVERVFGEAGEEIVIEEFLVGRELSVTIITDEKVWRLFPVGQDAQRIYDGNLGPNTGGMGVCIPSDFFNVEEILEIQQTILEPTILGLENESKFVGFICTGIMQTVDGPKLLEYNARFGDPEAQALFPLLDDASDLADIMIACTEAQLERVHMEFQPKAAISLVVASSGWVSSRRVHRLWSIAAR; this is translated from the exons ATGAGCTTCTTTCACGCTGGCAAGATTCGTGTAATGTTGATTGGcgagggagggagggagcATGCAATCGCTTGGTCACTGAGCAAGTCCCCTAAGGTCGATTTAATCATTTGTGCTCCTGGCAATGGCGGTACGGCTCGCGGATCAACCAAGATTAAGAACTGCGACCCTGATATAAAGGCCACGGATCTTACAGGACTGTTGGGGGTTGCTGAAACCCATCGTGTGGATCTGGTTGTTCCATGTTCTGACTCATCAATCATATTCGGGGCAGTGGACTTCTTTGAAACCCGGGGGTTTCGAGTTTTTGGACCTTCTAAGAAAGTAGCGAAGATCGAAGGTTCCAAGAGGTGGGCGAAAGCCTTTATGGAACGCCACAAGATACCTACTGCAAGCTATCAaagcttctcatcaccatctgAAGCTAGCTTGTTCCTGCAAAGCCAGCCAACAAGCAGACATGTTGTGAAAGCATCAGGTCTGGCAGCAGGAAAGGGTGTGTTTCTTTGTAACACGAAGGAGAAAGCCGAAGATGCTGTTAACAAGCTCATGGTTGAGCGTGTTTTCGGCgaagctggagaagaaaTCGTCATTGAGGAGTTCCTGGTTGGTCGTGAATTGAGTGTCACCATAATCACGGATGAAAAGGTATGGAGGCTGTTCCCAGTCGGACAAGATGCCCAGAGAATATATGACGGAAACCTTGGACCTAATACAGGCGGTATGGGAGTTTGTATCCCATCAGACTTTTTCAATGTCGAGGAAATTCTGGAAATCCAGCAGACGATCCTAGAACCAACTATCCTGGGTCTCGAGAACGAAAGCAAG TTCGTTGGGTTTATCTGCACTGGAATAATGCAGACTGTTGATGGCCCAAAGCTCCTGGAATATAACGCCCGGTTTGGCGATCCCGAGGCACAAGCCTTGTTTCCACTCCTAGACGATGCCTCAGATCTTGCAGATATAATGATAGCATGTACCGAGGCGCAGCTGGAGCGAGTACACATGGAGTTCCAGCCAAAGGCCGCCATTTCGCTAGTAGTGGCCTCCAGTGGATGGGTATCAAGTAGGCGAGTTCATCGACTTTGGAGCATTGCCGCAAGGTAA
- a CDS encoding phosphoribosylamine-glycine ligase: MSGRALQVLVIGKGAREHALAWQLSRARSVKHVFVFPGNAGTHEVAASNGTAGISAFEGASSSEYHDLAKRAKDIGIGLVVVGPDDDVVNGIEESFRKVGVSCFAPSREAAELEGSKVFAKEFMNKFGIPTAHHGSFDNLEAASAYVRHVFTDKDHRIVIKADGLAAGKGVVLPETPEEALEDLRSIMSDGKFSTAGSSVVIEEYMDGYEISILTFSDGKTFFSLPPGQDHKRILEGNKGPNTGGMGVYSPVPMVTPDVLQKIDEVILKPTFDALAKEGRPFCGLLFTGVMVTKSGPKVIEYNVRFGDPETQSSMLLVHEDTDLASVMLSCTNETLA, translated from the exons ATGAGTGGAAGAGCCCTCCAGGTGCTTGTTATCGGGAAAGGTGCCCGAGAGCATGCCTTGGCCTGGCAGCTGAGTCGAGCCAGATCAGTCAAACATGTTTTCGTATTCCCTGGCAATGCTGGCACACATGAGGTTGCAGCCAGCAACGGCACAGCCGGGATTTCCGCCTTTGAAGGCGCCAGCAGCTCGGAATATCACGATTTGGCGAAGCGTGCCAAGGACATCGGTATAGGTTTGGTAGTTGTCGGTCCTGATGACGACGTGGTGAATGGCATCGAAGAATCCTTTCGCAAAG TTGGCGTGTCTTGCTTCGCACCTTCGCGCGAGGCCGCAGAACTTGAAGGCTCCAAAGTCTTTGCGAAGGAGTTCATGAATAAGTTTGGCATTCCGACTGCCCACCACGGGAGTTTTGACAACCTCGAGGCTGCTAGTGCATACGTGCGCCATGTTTTCACCGACAAAGACCACCGTATCGTCATCAAAGCAGACGGTCTCGCCGCAGGGAAGGGCGTAGTTCTCCCTGAAACACCAGAAGAAGCACTGGAAGATCTTCGCAGCATCATGAGCGACGGCAAATTTTCTACAGCAGGCTCCTCAGTGGTAATCGAAGAGTACATGGACGGGTACGAGATTAGCATCTTGACCTTTAGCGACGGCAAgaccttcttttctcttccacCTGGGCAAGACCACAAGCGCATTTTAGAGGGAAACAAGGGACCCAACACTGGAGGCATGGGGGTTTACTCACCTGTGCCCATGGTAACCCCAGATGTCTTACAGAAGATTGATGAAGTCATCTTGAAACCTACATTCGATGCTCTTGCAAAAGAAG GCCGTCCTTTCTGTGGCCTGCTGTTCACTGGAGTCATGGTCACCAAATCGGGCCCTAAAGTCATTGAGTACAACGTTCGCTTCGGCGACCCGGAAACTCAAAGCTCGATGCTTCTTGTTCACGAAGACACCGACCTCGCGAGTGTCATGCTGTCATGTACAAACGAGACACTCGCATAA
- a CDS encoding phosphoribosylamine-glycine ligase, producing the protein MSGRALQVLVIGKGAREHALAWQLSRARSVKHVFVFPGNAGTHEVAASNGTAGISAFEGASSSEYHDLAKRAKDIGIGLVVVGPDDDVVNGIEESFRKVGVSCFAPSREAAELEGSKVFAKEFMNKFGIPTAHHGSFDNLEAASAYVRHVFTDKDHRIVIKADGLAAGKGVVLPETPEEALEDLRSIMSDGKFSTAGSSVVIEEYMDGYEISILTFSDGKTFFSLPPGQDHKRILEGNKGPNTGGMGVYSPVPMVTPDVLQKIDEVILKPTFDALAKEGELPIMFRFNSAVNSPPRPSFLWPAVHWSHGHQIGP; encoded by the exons ATGAGTGGAAGAGCCCTCCAGGTGCTTGTTATCGGGAAAGGTGCCCGAGAGCATGCCTTGGCCTGGCAGCTGAGTCGAGCCAGATCAGTCAAACATGTTTTCGTATTCCCTGGCAATGCTGGCACACATGAGGTTGCAGCCAGCAACGGCACAGCCGGGATTTCCGCCTTTGAAGGCGCCAGCAGCTCGGAATATCACGATTTGGCGAAGCGTGCCAAGGACATCGGTATAGGTTTGGTAGTTGTCGGTCCTGATGACGACGTGGTGAATGGCATCGAAGAATCCTTTCGCAAAG TTGGCGTGTCTTGCTTCGCACCTTCGCGCGAGGCCGCAGAACTTGAAGGCTCCAAAGTCTTTGCGAAGGAGTTCATGAATAAGTTTGGCATTCCGACTGCCCACCACGGGAGTTTTGACAACCTCGAGGCTGCTAGTGCATACGTGCGCCATGTTTTCACCGACAAAGACCACCGTATCGTCATCAAAGCAGACGGTCTCGCCGCAGGGAAGGGCGTAGTTCTCCCTGAAACACCAGAAGAAGCACTGGAAGATCTTCGCAGCATCATGAGCGACGGCAAATTTTCTACAGCAGGCTCCTCAGTGGTAATCGAAGAGTACATGGACGGGTACGAGATTAGCATCTTGACCTTTAGCGACGGCAAgaccttcttttctcttccacCTGGGCAAGACCACAAGCGCATTTTAGAGGGAAACAAGGGACCCAACACTGGAGGCATGGGGGTTTACTCACCTGTGCCCATGGTAACCCCAGATGTCTTACAGAAGATTGATGAAGTCATCTTGAAACCTACATTCGATGCTCTTGCAAAAGAAGGTGAGCTGCCCATCATGTTTCGTTTCAATTCTGCTGTTAACAGCCCTCCCAGGCCGTCCTTTCTGTGGCCTGCTGTTCACTGGAGTCATGGTCACCAAATCGGGCCCTAA